One window of the Saccopteryx leptura isolate mSacLep1 chromosome 9, mSacLep1_pri_phased_curated, whole genome shotgun sequence genome contains the following:
- the LIN37 gene encoding protein lin-37 homolog, translating to MFPVKVKVEKSELEMAKARNQLDAVLQCLLEKSHMDREHLDEEARKTPSDTHNKDCSIAANGKRPSARFPHQRRKKRREMDDGLAEGGPQRSNTYVIKLFDRSVDLAQFNENTPLYPICRAWMRNSPTVRERECSPSSPLRPLPEDEEGSEVTNSKSRDVYKLPPPTAPGPPGDACRPRIPSPLQPETQGTAGDEPSEPEPLPSTLIYRNMQRWKRIRQRWKEASHRNQLRYSESMKILREMYERQ from the exons ATGTTCCCAGTGAAGGTGAAAGTGGAGAAATCAG AGCTGGAGATGGCCAAGGCCCGGAACCAGCTGGATGCTGTTCTGCAATGTCTGCTGGAGAAGAGTCACATGGACAG GGAGCATCTGGATGAAGAAGCCAGGAAGACCCCCTCAGACACCCACAACAA ggattgctccattgcggccaaTGGCAAACG GCCATCCGCCCGTTTTCCCCACCAGCggaggaaaaagaggagggagaTGGATGATGGGCTGGCAGAAGGAGGACCGCAACGATCCA ACACATATGTGATTAAGCTATTTGACCGGAGTGTGGACTTGGCTCAATTCAATGAGAACACACCGCTGTACCCAATCTGCCGGGCCTGGATGCGCAACAGTCCTACCGTGCGGGAGCGCGAGTGCTCACCCAGCTCACCGCTGCGCCCACTGCCTGAGGATGAGGAG GGTTCAGAAGTCACCAACAGCAAGAGTCGTGATGTGTATAAGctgcctcctcccacagcccctggGCCCCCTGGAGATGCCTGCAGACCCCGAATTCCATCCCCACTGCAGCCTGAGACTCAGGGTACCGCTGGTGATGAG CCCTCTGAGCCTGAGCCTTTACCCTCCACACTCATCTACCGCAACATGCAGCGCTGGAAACGCATCCGCCAGAG GTGGAAGGAGGCATCTCATCGGAACCAGCTTCGTTACTCAGAA
- the PSENEN gene encoding gamma-secretase subunit PEN-2 isoform X1, translating to MRSALPTKEDYIFQRCLRQLTQTSVAQSGERVQTRGSKLHWGVDFRDPVAHSVKAWVLPFRPSGRPGPSATMNLERVSNEEKLNLCRKYYLGGFAFLPFLWLVNIFWFFREAFLAPAFTEQSQIKGYVWRSAVGFLFWVIILTTWITIFQIYRPRWGALGDYLSFTIPLGTP from the exons ATGCGTTCAGCCCTGCCTACCAAAGAAGACTACATATTCCAGAGATGCTTGCGGCAGCTCACGCAAACGTCAGTAGCTCAAAGTGGCGAACGCGTCCAAACCCGAGGAAGTAAACTCCACTG GGGCGTGGATTTTCGCGATCCTGTAGCTCACAGTGTTAAGGCTTGGGTCTTGCCCTTCAGACCCTCGGGACGACCCGGCCCTAGCGCAACTATGAACTTGGAGCGGGTGTCCAACGAGGAGAAGTTGAACCTGTGCCGGAAGTACTACCTGG gtgGTTTTGCTTTCCTGCCTTTTCTCTGGTTGGTTAACATCTTTTGGTTCTTCAGAGAGGCCTTCCTTGCCCCGGCATTCACAGAGCAGAGCCAAATCAAAGGCT ATGTGTGGCGCTCAGCTGTGGGCTTCCTCTTTTGGGTGATTATACTCACCACTTGGATCACCATCTTCCAGATCTACCGGCCCCGTTGGGGCGCCCTTGGGGACTACCTCTCCTTCACCATACCCCTGGGTACCCCCTGA
- the PSENEN gene encoding gamma-secretase subunit PEN-2 isoform X2 codes for MNLERVSNEEKLNLCRKYYLGGFAFLPFLWLVNIFWFFREAFLAPAFTEQSQIKGYVWRSAVGFLFWVIILTTWITIFQIYRPRWGALGDYLSFTIPLGTP; via the exons ATGAACTTGGAGCGGGTGTCCAACGAGGAGAAGTTGAACCTGTGCCGGAAGTACTACCTGG gtgGTTTTGCTTTCCTGCCTTTTCTCTGGTTGGTTAACATCTTTTGGTTCTTCAGAGAGGCCTTCCTTGCCCCGGCATTCACAGAGCAGAGCCAAATCAAAGGCT ATGTGTGGCGCTCAGCTGTGGGCTTCCTCTTTTGGGTGATTATACTCACCACTTGGATCACCATCTTCCAGATCTACCGGCCCCGTTGGGGCGCCCTTGGGGACTACCTCTCCTTCACCATACCCCTGGGTACCCCCTGA
- the IGFLR1 gene encoding IGF-like family receptor 1 isoform X1 — translation MYAWRLLQLHAPETQLLELRRQLDDWEPRCRRCGRKSCGRGHPDCGLRRMGPQRLLLSAALLLAQTVLEEASQHCSRLEYWNPDNLCCGSCLQRFGPPPCPGYEFSENCGFNDFGDYVTHPFKKCPRGQCNPDSEELCSSCGGRARPPTPAGTPPRCREKPVPTKEPCPVKPETPSVLNSLESSLPAISNASRTSEYTSPWQALLTFAPPVVLVLLVTAAAILLLTLQRHSRAILHPYPDLACDYNTSRGSLEASEAGDSGFSASTPKQISPGHAEWGKMDWKPTLSPPLPSCLPELPNLASQPLSRLLDELEVLEELIVLLDPEPGPGGALACGTTRHLAARYGLPAAWSTFAYSLRPSRSPLRALIEMVVAREPSASLGQLGTHLAQLGRADALQVLSKLGSSGACLT, via the exons ATGTACGCATGGCGGCTTCTGCAACTTCATGCACCTGAGACCCAGCTTCTGGAACTTCGGCGGCAGCTTGATGATTGGGAACCTAGGTGCAG GCGCTGTGGCAGGAAGTCCTGTGGTCGCGGGCACCCAGATTGTGGACTCCGCCGGATGGGGCCCCAACGCCTCCTCTTGTCTGCTGCGCTGCTTCTGGCTCAGACAGTGCTGGAGGAAGCCTCCCAGCACTGCAGCCGCCTGGAGTACTGGAACCCCGACAACCTGTGCTGTGGAAGCTGCCTGCAGCGCTTTGGGCCGCCTCCGTGCCCTG GCTACGAGTTTTCAGAAAACTGTGGGTTCAATGACTTTGGTGATTATGTGACGCACCCCTTCAAAAAGTGTCCTCGTGGGCAGTGCAACCCCGACAGCGAGGAGCTATGTAGCTCCTGTGGCGGCAGAGCCAGGCCCCCCACTCCTGCAGGAACCCCGCCGCGCTGCAGAGAG AAACCGGTCCCTACCAAGGAGCCCTGTCCCGTAAAACCTGAAACACCCAGCGTCCTCAACTCCCTGGAGTCCAGCTTACCGGCGATTTCTAACGCATCGCGGACATCTGAGTACACCAGCCCTTGGCAGGCCTTACTGACTTTTGCTCCGCCCGTGGTGCTGGTTCTGCTCGTGACCGCAGCAGCCATCCTCCTGCTCACCCTGCAAAGGCACAGCAGAGCCATCCTCCACCCCTATCCTGACTTAGCTTGTGATTACAACACCTCTAGAGGCTCTCTGGAGGCATCAGAGGCAGGTGACTCAGGTTTCTCTGCTTCCACCCCTAAGCAGATTAGTCCTGGACATGCCGAGTGGGGGAAGATGGACTGGAAGCccactctttctccccctctcccctcctgtctcccaGAGCTGCCAAATCTGGCATCACAACCCCTTTCTCGCCTCCTGGATGAGCTGGAGGTGCTGGAGGAGCTGATTGTGCTGCTGGACCCTGAGCCTGGGCCAGGTGGGGCATTGGCCTGTGGTACCACTCGACACCTGGCTGCAAGATACGGACTGCCTGCTGCCTGGTCCACCTTTGCCTACTCACTGCGACCCAGTCGCTCACCTCTACGCGCCCTGATTGAGATGGTGGTGGCAAGGGAGCCCTCTGCTTCTCTGGGCCAGCTTGgcacacacctggcccagctagGGAGGGCAGATGCACTGCAGGTGCTGTCCAAGCTTGGCTCCTCTGGGGCTTGCTTGACTTAG
- the IGFLR1 gene encoding IGF-like family receptor 1 isoform X2, with protein sequence MYAWRLLQLHAPETQLLELRRQLDDWEPRCRRCGRKSCGRGHPDCGLRRMGPQRLLLSAALLLAQTVLEEASQHCSRLEYWNPDNLCCGSCLQRFGPPPCPGYEFSENCGFNDFGDYVTHPFKKCPRGQCNPDSEELCSSCGGRARPPTPAGTPPRCREKPVPTKEPCPVKPETPSVLNSLESSLPAISNASRTSEYTSPWQALLTFAPPVVLVLLVTAAAILLLTLQRHSRAILHPYPDLACDYNTSRGSLEASEAELPNLASQPLSRLLDELEVLEELIVLLDPEPGPGGALACGTTRHLAARYGLPAAWSTFAYSLRPSRSPLRALIEMVVAREPSASLGQLGTHLAQLGRADALQVLSKLGSSGACLT encoded by the exons ATGTACGCATGGCGGCTTCTGCAACTTCATGCACCTGAGACCCAGCTTCTGGAACTTCGGCGGCAGCTTGATGATTGGGAACCTAGGTGCAG GCGCTGTGGCAGGAAGTCCTGTGGTCGCGGGCACCCAGATTGTGGACTCCGCCGGATGGGGCCCCAACGCCTCCTCTTGTCTGCTGCGCTGCTTCTGGCTCAGACAGTGCTGGAGGAAGCCTCCCAGCACTGCAGCCGCCTGGAGTACTGGAACCCCGACAACCTGTGCTGTGGAAGCTGCCTGCAGCGCTTTGGGCCGCCTCCGTGCCCTG GCTACGAGTTTTCAGAAAACTGTGGGTTCAATGACTTTGGTGATTATGTGACGCACCCCTTCAAAAAGTGTCCTCGTGGGCAGTGCAACCCCGACAGCGAGGAGCTATGTAGCTCCTGTGGCGGCAGAGCCAGGCCCCCCACTCCTGCAGGAACCCCGCCGCGCTGCAGAGAG AAACCGGTCCCTACCAAGGAGCCCTGTCCCGTAAAACCTGAAACACCCAGCGTCCTCAACTCCCTGGAGTCCAGCTTACCGGCGATTTCTAACGCATCGCGGACATCTGAGTACACCAGCCCTTGGCAGGCCTTACTGACTTTTGCTCCGCCCGTGGTGCTGGTTCTGCTCGTGACCGCAGCAGCCATCCTCCTGCTCACCCTGCAAAGGCACAGCAGAGCCATCCTCCACCCCTATCCTGACTTAGCTTGTGATTACAACACCTCTAGAGGCTCTCTGGAGGCATCAGAGGCAG AGCTGCCAAATCTGGCATCACAACCCCTTTCTCGCCTCCTGGATGAGCTGGAGGTGCTGGAGGAGCTGATTGTGCTGCTGGACCCTGAGCCTGGGCCAGGTGGGGCATTGGCCTGTGGTACCACTCGACACCTGGCTGCAAGATACGGACTGCCTGCTGCCTGGTCCACCTTTGCCTACTCACTGCGACCCAGTCGCTCACCTCTACGCGCCCTGATTGAGATGGTGGTGGCAAGGGAGCCCTCTGCTTCTCTGGGCCAGCTTGgcacacacctggcccagctagGGAGGGCAGATGCACTGCAGGTGCTGTCCAAGCTTGGCTCCTCTGGGGCTTGCTTGACTTAG
- the IGFLR1 gene encoding IGF-like family receptor 1 isoform X3, whose translation MGPQRLLLSAALLLAQTVLEEASQHCSRLEYWNPDNLCCGSCLQRFGPPPCPGYEFSENCGFNDFGDYVTHPFKKCPRGQCNPDSEELCSSCGGRARPPTPAGTPPRCREKPVPTKEPCPVKPETPSVLNSLESSLPAISNASRTSEYTSPWQALLTFAPPVVLVLLVTAAAILLLTLQRHSRAILHPYPDLACDYNTSRGSLEASEAGDSGFSASTPKQISPGHAEWGKMDWKPTLSPPLPSCLPELPNLASQPLSRLLDELEVLEELIVLLDPEPGPGGALACGTTRHLAARYGLPAAWSTFAYSLRPSRSPLRALIEMVVAREPSASLGQLGTHLAQLGRADALQVLSKLGSSGACLT comes from the exons ATGGGGCCCCAACGCCTCCTCTTGTCTGCTGCGCTGCTTCTGGCTCAGACAGTGCTGGAGGAAGCCTCCCAGCACTGCAGCCGCCTGGAGTACTGGAACCCCGACAACCTGTGCTGTGGAAGCTGCCTGCAGCGCTTTGGGCCGCCTCCGTGCCCTG GCTACGAGTTTTCAGAAAACTGTGGGTTCAATGACTTTGGTGATTATGTGACGCACCCCTTCAAAAAGTGTCCTCGTGGGCAGTGCAACCCCGACAGCGAGGAGCTATGTAGCTCCTGTGGCGGCAGAGCCAGGCCCCCCACTCCTGCAGGAACCCCGCCGCGCTGCAGAGAG AAACCGGTCCCTACCAAGGAGCCCTGTCCCGTAAAACCTGAAACACCCAGCGTCCTCAACTCCCTGGAGTCCAGCTTACCGGCGATTTCTAACGCATCGCGGACATCTGAGTACACCAGCCCTTGGCAGGCCTTACTGACTTTTGCTCCGCCCGTGGTGCTGGTTCTGCTCGTGACCGCAGCAGCCATCCTCCTGCTCACCCTGCAAAGGCACAGCAGAGCCATCCTCCACCCCTATCCTGACTTAGCTTGTGATTACAACACCTCTAGAGGCTCTCTGGAGGCATCAGAGGCAGGTGACTCAGGTTTCTCTGCTTCCACCCCTAAGCAGATTAGTCCTGGACATGCCGAGTGGGGGAAGATGGACTGGAAGCccactctttctccccctctcccctcctgtctcccaGAGCTGCCAAATCTGGCATCACAACCCCTTTCTCGCCTCCTGGATGAGCTGGAGGTGCTGGAGGAGCTGATTGTGCTGCTGGACCCTGAGCCTGGGCCAGGTGGGGCATTGGCCTGTGGTACCACTCGACACCTGGCTGCAAGATACGGACTGCCTGCTGCCTGGTCCACCTTTGCCTACTCACTGCGACCCAGTCGCTCACCTCTACGCGCCCTGATTGAGATGGTGGTGGCAAGGGAGCCCTCTGCTTCTCTGGGCCAGCTTGgcacacacctggcccagctagGGAGGGCAGATGCACTGCAGGTGCTGTCCAAGCTTGGCTCCTCTGGGGCTTGCTTGACTTAG